The stretch of DNA GATACCTCATTGGGCTGATTTATCGTCTCGATAGGACGCTTTTCTCATTTTGCAAAAATTGGCTGCGAACTTTTGCGACACGCGCGATCCGTTCTTCCGCTAAGCGGTCTGCAGCGACGTAGGACGGGATGTTGTCCCGTTTTGAAATGGCAAAAATCTTTTCAATGGTGTCATAGATAGTTGCCACCCGTTTCAATGCCCGTTCCCGGTTATAGCCATCCAATTCATCAGCGACGTTGATGACGCCGCCGGAATTGATGACGTAGTCCGGTGCATAGACAATGCCCATTTCATGGAGTTGATCTCCATGGGATGGATCTTTCAATTGGTTGTTCGCCGATCCCGCAATCACTTTCACTTTCAATTGCGGGATAGTGTCATCATTGATGACGGCCCCGAGTGCGCAAGGGGCGAAAATGTCCGCTTCCTGTGAATAGATCTCATCGATCCCGACTGCCGTTGCACCAAACGCCTCCACTGCCCGTTGGACCGCTTCTTCGTTAATATCGGTGACAATCAGTTTGGCGCCTTCTTCATGCAAATATTCGCATAATGAGTAAGCGACATTCCCGACACCTTGGACAGCAATCGTCTTTCCTGCCAGCGAATCATCGCCGAACGCTTCCTTGGCGGTTGCTTTCATGCCTTTGTATATACCGAAAGCCGTTACAGGGGAAGGGTTTCCGGATGAACCCGAATCCGCAGCGGATGTTCCCGTGACATAATCGGTTTCCAAATGGATCAAGTCCATATCCTCTTCCGTCGTCCCCACGTCTTCCGCGGTGATATAGCGGCCATTCAACCCTTCGATATAGCGGCCGAACGCGCGGAACATTTCGTCGTTCTTATCGGTCCGCGGATCGCCGATGATGACGGTTTTCCCTCCGCCGAGATTGAGTCCCGCTGCGGCATTTTTATACGTCATTCCCCGCGCCAAGCGAAGAGCGTCTTCGATCGCCGCTTCTTCACTTTCATACGTCCACATGCGGGCGCCGCCAAGGGCAGGGCCGAGTGTCGTGTCATGGATTGCAATGATCGCTTTGAGACCGGACGTTTTGTCCTGGCAGATCACCAATTGTTCGTAGTCATGTTCTTCTAATTTTTTGAAGATTTCCAATGCAATTCCTCCTCATAATATAAGTCCGTTTATAAGTATATAGGAAATGACAGGTACGTTGGTAGTTCTCAATTCAGATCAAGTCATATTTCTCCAATTTGTAGTAAAGGGAACGTAGCGAAATGCCGAGCCGGTTTGCTGTCAACGACTTGTTTCCGCCATTTTCCTTGAGCGCCGTATCAAGAATTGTTTTTTCATAATCCTCCATGATCGATGCAAGCGTATTCGTCTCCAGCAGGGTCGATTCTAACTCTTTATTTCCCCTGGATGAAAGCGATTTAACCACATTTCCCAGTCCGATGACCGATTCGCCCGGCTCCATATAGATCATCGCCCGACTGAGCACATTCTCCAATTCCCGCACGTTTCCCGGCCAATCATGCTGCTGCAAATGCTTCATCGCTTCCTCTGTAATTTCGCCGATATTCATGCCCAGCTCCCGATTCAGCTTTTCCAAGACCCGCCCGGCAATTTCGGGGATATCCGATTTCCTTGTGCGCAACGGAGGGACATGTATCGCAATCCGGTTGAGCGGGTAATACAACTCTTCAAGTAACTCACCCTGCTGCATCGCTTTTTCCAAGTTCCGCGAACTGGCCGTTATGATCCGAACATCGTACTGGACCGGTTCGGTACCCCCTTTTCTCGTAACGGCCCCCTCTGTGACGAAAGTGGCCAATTTCTGTTGAATTAAAAGCGGCAACTCCGCAACTTCGTCTAAAAATAACGTTCCGTTTTCCGCTTCGCCGATCAAGCCTTTCGTCACTTCCCATTTTCCCAAGCCGCTCAGTTCCTCTTGGCCGAAAATTTCCGCTTCCAACCGGGACGAATGGATCGCGGAACAGTTCACTCGTATGAATTTATTCGGTTTCCGTTCGCTGCCACTATGAATGGCATGGGCAAACAGCTCTTTTCCGGTACCGACTTCCCCACGCAGCAGAACCGGCAAGGACGACTTGGCGGCAAGCTTCGCCAGTTCCACGGAAATCTCCAATTCATGCGAACTTCCGTAAATATCATCGAATGTGTATGTTTCTTCCAATTTACGAATAATGGTGCGGGCCTCTGCCAGTTCATTCATCAAGCTGCGCATCTCCGTTATGTCGTGAATGACGCCGACACTGCCCTTCACTTCCTGGTCTACTATTATCGGAGCGACATTGACGATGACATCCCGGCTATTCTCGCCGATCCTCATACTGACGCCACGGATCGGTTTTTTGGTTTGCAGCACCTTCATATGGATGCTTTCCCCTTCGATGATATCCTCGGATGCCGGCTTCCCGATGATTTCCTCCTCCGTCAGCCCCGTAATCCTCGTATACGCCGGATTGATGAGAATGCCGTTCCCATGCTCGTCAACGACCGAAATCGCATCATCGCTCGAATGGATGATTGCTTCGAGCATCGTTTTCATTTCATTGAGACCGGTCACTTCTTCGGCAAGTGCCACGACTTCCGAAATATCCTTGAATACGGCGAAAGCACCCACTTTATCTCCCGTATTGTTGAATAACGGATAGCGGGAGGTGACGATCTTCAATCCGTTGCCAAGGACCAGTTCCCGATTCATCTCGGCTTTGCCACTTTCATAGACAGCGAGCAGATTGGACATGGGAATCACTTCGTTAATCGGTCTCCCAACAGCATCCTCGATTCGAATCCCCGTCATTTTGGAAGCGCTTTTATTAATGAAGTCGATTTGGCCGTTGGAACTGATGCCGATCATTCCTTCTTCGATCGAATCAAAGACCATCTGCTGCTTATGCATTTCCCCGCGGATCCGCTTTATGTATGTATTGTTCTCTTGGAGCAATTGGACGAGCAGATTGGCAACAGACCCCGGGATGATGACTGAATGGTCCTGCCTGGCTTCAATCAGTTGGGGAAAGATCGATTCGTCCCCCGTCACATCAAAGATGATGTGGACATCATCTGTGAGGAATGACCGCCAATCCGTTCCGTAGGGGATGCCCAATTCCTGCGCACGCCGTATCCCGGGTGCCTCGTTGTTTGTATCGACAATTGCAATTACATTCATGGATTCATGGTGTATGAGAAGGTTCAGCAGGACGGATCCCCCTTCCCCTGCTCCTACTATCAAAACGTTTTGCAAGGAAATTCAAGCCCCCTTCGGATAACTTGCAATCTTTTGCAATTATAAGTTCATCATACACGATTCCACTGCCCTTGACAATTAAATTCATCTCGTCACATATATTTAAATGTTACGAACCGGGATAATGGCTTTTTTGCGGAAAGGGTACGCACTTCTTACAACGCAGGCGATGAAAGCAAACGATATTCACCTCCTCAATGAAGAGGTGGGAAGCGTTGAGGAATGAAGATAAAAGACCTGCAACTAAATTCATTTTGAGTTATAGTGGAAGTAAGTTTAGATAGGAGAACCGCAGAAAGAGTCTTCCGTGACTTGATTTAGTCCGGCTCTTTCTCTTTTTGGAGGGGTTATTGAGACATGGCGCGCCTAATGGCTTTTATCGTTCTGCTGATTCCTGGCCTGATTGCAGCCTGGGGCATCAAATTGATGAGGGATGCATTGTTCGGCATTTTGTATTCTCCGATTCCGTTCGGATGGTTGCAGTTTTTGATCGGTCTCCTCATGATGGCTGGAGGAATCGGCTTCTTTGCAGGTTTCCTTTTGCGTCGGGATCGGCGGACAGGCCGAGTTCAAGAGCGTTTTAAACAAAAATGAAAGAACCTGGACGAGCACATTCGTCTAGGTTCTTTTTCGATTGGTAAAACGTTTAGGAAAATCGGTGATCCATCCCCCGATATAGGAAGGCGGCTGGAATGTCATCGGCTCGTTCCCCGTCACACCATAGATGCGGAGCACTTTCCCGGTGGCCTTCAATTCCCCAAGATAAGGCTCTTTTAAAAGCCGTTTATGCAGATGGAAACCATCCGCACAATGGTACCGGTCCAAATGTGCCCAGTCGACCCCTTTTTTTCGCAGCAAGTAGGCTGTCTCCATCTTCGGATCCAACTGTTTCACCTTTTCCAATACAGCATAGTCAAAGGACGAAATATGGACATGGTCCAATATGGACAGGTGGGACAGAATGCGGGCGATTGAATCGGGCCTTTCCGATACTGTCTCTTTCAGCTCCACATTGAGGACCAGGCTCCGTTGATGGCAAAACGTCACGGTTTCCAACAACGTCGGAATCGGATGCCCCATAAATACCCGCAAAAAACGCTTCCCGACCCGGAGCGCTGCCACTTCCACACCGGTTATCGAAGACACCCTCCTCCGGATTCCAGCAACTCTTGCAAAATCGGGGTCATGGATGACAATTGGAATCCCGTCCTCCGTTATTTGGACGTCCAATTCAATTCCATCGGCTCCGTCTTCATACGCCTTTTCAAAAGCAGCCATCGTGTTTTCAAACCGCGCACCGGATGCTCCGCGATGCGCTAAAATAAGAGGATTAGACATTCAGCACCCCGTCGGCCATTTCAAAAACGCCATTTGTTGAAATGTGCAATGTGGAAGACTTATTTCCGATCCTGATGACTACGCCTGGAAACGCCTCTTTCGTCACTTCGATCTTCGGTGGAGCGGCTTGTTTGATCCTGGCCATACCCAACTGGATTTCCTGGTCCATCTCTAAAATGACGCTCCGATTCTCTTCCAGCGTCTTTTTCAATTTCGTATACGCCTCAAGTTGGACGGCCATACGGCTCCCAGATTCTTGGAACTGTCCTTCGTGCTGCTCCAACCGCTGCACGAGTTCTCGGCGCTCTTTCAATTCTTTCGCCAGAGACTGTATTTCCTTGTAGAGACCTTCTTTATCCGTCCCTTTGGCATGCAGGACCGTCATCCGTTCATGACTGTTTCCAGCGATTGCACACTCGATCAGATGAAGGGCCTCAATATGCCCACCGATAATTTTCCCTTTGTTCTTATCTACAAACACACAGTCCGCCACGACATCTGTACCAATCAAATACAAACCGATATGGACGTTTTTCCCAAACAATTTGCAATTATTTGCGTGCTTGATAAAAATATCGCCTTGCGCCTCGAGGACCGTTTCCCCGCCTCCAAAGACGCCCCCTTTAATGTAAATATCCCCTCCTGAAGAAAGCACCTCTTTGGCATTGGTGACCCCTTCATTCCCCTCAACTGAAATATCGCCCGTTGCCGTGACGGAAAACCCCGGCATGATCGTTCCCCGGATAATAACGGTGCCATCGAATGAAATAGAACCTGTTTCCGGCCCTACATCTCCGTCGATGACTAGCTGCTTCCCAACCCCGACGATGCCGTTCGTATATTCCAAAGCACCGGAATGGACAGCCCGCAACACGATTTTATCGCCTTCCCGGACTTCATAGACCGAAGTTCGGTCATAGTCCAATTTGGCATCTTGCCCTCTCAACGCCGGAACGGAATGGCCGAGTACGTCGGTTCCATCAATCCCTTCCTGCGGAGCTGTTTTCTCCCCCAGCCACTGGCCTTCTTGGATAGGGGTCACAAAATTCATCTCGTAATAATCCGCAGACCCATCTTCACGGATGATCGGCCTTTTCTCAGGCATTTCGATATAGCGTAATCGAGCGTCCGCCCCTTTTTCAGGAGGAGTCCCGATAGCTGCATCAATCGGTTGACCCGGCTCATAAGGATCTTCCCAATACGGTCTTCGTCCATGAATTATACCGGCCTCATCGAGCAATTTTTCCGCCTGTTGAATGATTTTCTCTTTCTCTTGATCAAAATCAGCAATCGGAATATTGATCACAAGCTGAGCCTTCATGCGGTCTTGTGCAATCACCACCTCGATCTCCGGCAGCCAACTGCCGATCACATGCACTTCTTCGGGTTCTGTAAGCGCTTTCCGTAATATTGCGAAGGAGTCAATCCTGAAACGCGGATATTCGCGTGTAATCGCATCAAATGATTTCATTGGAAAGCCGATCTTCTTGGTACGCATCAAAACCTGTTCTCCTTCAACATCCAATTCGAAATATTCGTTTTCGACTAACAACGTCCTTCCCCCCTCAACTTACTCCTCACTGTTAAGTATATACCTTTATGTCGAATGCCGCGAACCTTTTTAGTTGAAGGGGTATGAAAAGTCAGAAAGTTCGGAATGAAAAAGAGCAACTCAGCTGGCCATATGCTCCAAGCGGATCTTGTCCGCAATCATCGCAATGAATTCACTGTTGGTAGGCTTGCTTTTCAAATGATGGACGGTATAGCCGAACATTTTGGAAATGACTTCATAATTGCCTCGATTCCAAGCCACTTCGATTGCATGGCGAATCGCCCTTTCCACACGGGAAGGTGTGGTATTATATTTATCCGCAATTTCCGGATAGAGCACTTTAGTGACCGAGCCCAGCAAGTCAGCGTCCGTGTATACTTTCTGGATGGCTTCACGCAAAAAAGCATACCCTTTAATATGAGCGGGAACACCGATCTCCTTGATGATGGAAGTGATTGTCGTATCGAGCATTTTCTGGCTGACCGCCCCATCGCTTTCCACAATGCCGCTATTTTGCATAAGCGGCGGTGCCGGCTTCGCCGTGCCAGCCACTTTG from Bacillus sp. OxB-1 encodes:
- the bcd gene encoding branched-chain amino acid dehydrogenase → MEIFKKLEEHDYEQLVICQDKTSGLKAIIAIHDTTLGPALGGARMWTYESEEAAIEDALRLARGMTYKNAAAGLNLGGGKTVIIGDPRTDKNDEMFRAFGRYIEGLNGRYITAEDVGTTEEDMDLIHLETDYVTGTSAADSGSSGNPSPVTAFGIYKGMKATAKEAFGDDSLAGKTIAVQGVGNVAYSLCEYLHEEGAKLIVTDINEEAVQRAVEAFGATAVGIDEIYSQEADIFAPCALGAVINDDTIPQLKVKVIAGSANNQLKDPSHGDQLHEMGIVYAPDYVINSGGVINVADELDGYNRERALKRVATIYDTIEKIFAISKRDNIPSYVAADRLAEERIARVAKVRSQFLQNEKSVLSRR
- a CDS encoding sigma-54-dependent Fis family transcriptional regulator; this translates as MQNVLIVGAGEGGSVLLNLLIHHESMNVIAIVDTNNEAPGIRRAQELGIPYGTDWRSFLTDDVHIIFDVTGDESIFPQLIEARQDHSVIIPGSVANLLVQLLQENNTYIKRIRGEMHKQQMVFDSIEEGMIGISSNGQIDFINKSASKMTGIRIEDAVGRPINEVIPMSNLLAVYESGKAEMNRELVLGNGLKIVTSRYPLFNNTGDKVGAFAVFKDISEVVALAEEVTGLNEMKTMLEAIIHSSDDAISVVDEHGNGILINPAYTRITGLTEEEIIGKPASEDIIEGESIHMKVLQTKKPIRGVSMRIGENSRDVIVNVAPIIVDQEVKGSVGVIHDITEMRSLMNELAEARTIIRKLEETYTFDDIYGSSHELEISVELAKLAAKSSLPVLLRGEVGTGKELFAHAIHSGSERKPNKFIRVNCSAIHSSRLEAEIFGQEELSGLGKWEVTKGLIGEAENGTLFLDEVAELPLLIQQKLATFVTEGAVTRKGGTEPVQYDVRIITASSRNLEKAMQQGELLEELYYPLNRIAIHVPPLRTRKSDIPEIAGRVLEKLNRELGMNIGEITEEAMKHLQQHDWPGNVRELENVLSRAMIYMEPGESVIGLGNVVKSLSSRGNKELESTLLETNTLASIMEDYEKTILDTALKENGGNKSLTANRLGISLRSLYYKLEKYDLI
- a CDS encoding DUF2627 domain-containing protein, which produces MARLMAFIVLLIPGLIAAWGIKLMRDALFGILYSPIPFGWLQFLIGLLMMAGGIGFFAGFLLRRDRRTGRVQERFKQK
- a CDS encoding glycerophosphodiester phosphodiesterase; this encodes MSNPLILAHRGASGARFENTMAAFEKAYEDGADGIELDVQITEDGIPIVIHDPDFARVAGIRRRVSSITGVEVAALRVGKRFLRVFMGHPIPTLLETVTFCHQRSLVLNVELKETVSERPDSIARILSHLSILDHVHISSFDYAVLEKVKQLDPKMETAYLLRKKGVDWAHLDRYHCADGFHLHKRLLKEPYLGELKATGKVLRIYGVTGNEPMTFQPPSYIGGWITDFPKRFTNRKRT
- a CDS encoding FapA family protein produces the protein MLVENEYFELDVEGEQVLMRTKKIGFPMKSFDAITREYPRFRIDSFAILRKALTEPEEVHVIGSWLPEIEVVIAQDRMKAQLVINIPIADFDQEKEKIIQQAEKLLDEAGIIHGRRPYWEDPYEPGQPIDAAIGTPPEKGADARLRYIEMPEKRPIIREDGSADYYEMNFVTPIQEGQWLGEKTAPQEGIDGTDVLGHSVPALRGQDAKLDYDRTSVYEVREGDKIVLRAVHSGALEYTNGIVGVGKQLVIDGDVGPETGSISFDGTVIIRGTIMPGFSVTATGDISVEGNEGVTNAKEVLSSGGDIYIKGGVFGGGETVLEAQGDIFIKHANNCKLFGKNVHIGLYLIGTDVVADCVFVDKNKGKIIGGHIEALHLIECAIAGNSHERMTVLHAKGTDKEGLYKEIQSLAKELKERRELVQRLEQHEGQFQESGSRMAVQLEAYTKLKKTLEENRSVILEMDQEIQLGMARIKQAAPPKIEVTKEAFPGVVIRIGNKSSTLHISTNGVFEMADGVLNV
- the spo0A gene encoding sporulation transcription factor Spo0A — its product is MEKVRIAIADDNKELVKTMVAYFEKHPEIEILWMAHNGNECLTKMEENVPDVLLLDIIMPHLDGIAVLETLNGRGTMPNVIMLTAFGQEDVMTHAATLGASYFMLKPFEFDRLVQQIFKVAGTAKPAPPLMQNSGIVESDGAVSQKMLDTTITSIIKEIGVPAHIKGYAFLREAIQKVYTDADLLGSVTKVLYPEIADKYNTTPSRVERAIRHAIEVAWNRGNYEVISKMFGYTVHHLKSKPTNSEFIAMIADKIRLEHMAS